CAGTTTCCTCGTGGTGAAGTCACCAAAGTGGGTTACCGCATAAAAGGGGAGTCTCTGCAGCGAGTATGGTGGCGTTACCCAGATACACCTGCTGGCCAGACACCTGTTGTGACGCCATTACTTTCTCAAGTCGATGAATGGGACATACGCTTCTATGACGGCAGTTCATGGAAAGAAACTTGGGATGAGAAAGGAGCGCTTCCTTCAGCGATAAAAATGGTGATCACATTGCAAGATTACGGCGAAATTTCTCGAACGTACTTGACTTCGGGTGGCAAGCTGACAGCGAGTGAAAAACCTGATCGTAACGGCGATGGGGGTTTCGGTGGCAGCGGTGGCTCTCAAGGTGATGATCCTCAAGGCGACGACTCTCGAAACAATGACTCCCGCAATCAAGGTGCTCAAAATGATAATGCAACGGAGGGCAATGATGGTTAAACGTCAGCGTGGTGTTGCCCTTATCGTTATTCTGATGCTCTTGGCGATCATGACCACAATTGCAGCCAGCATGACTGAAAGACTCTTTTTGCACTTTCAACGTGGTTCTAATCAGATCAATTATCAGCAAGCTTACTGGTATAGTTTAGGTGTCGAGGAATTAGCAAAGCTCGGAATAGAGCAGAGTTATAAAGACAGCGAAACCATCAACCTCAGTCAGGCATGGGCAATTAAAGAGCAGGTCTACCCACTTGATTATGGTCAAGCGAAAGGAAGAGTGGTTGATAAGCAGGCGTGTTTTAATCTTAATGTCTTGGCAACAGTGCCTCCTGCAACAGGACAAACGAGCCGTCCATATTTAGTTAAAGTCTTCCAAAGTTTAATGGAAGAAGTTGAGGTTGAACCTTATCAGGCCGAAGTAGTAGCAGATTCGACTTGGGAATACCTTGATCAAGATGATGTGGTTCGAACCATGGCAGGGGTAGAAGACAGCACCTATGAAGCCATGAAACCGGCTTATTTAGCTGCTAATGGTTGGTTGTCGGATATCAGTGAACTGCGTTCAGTGTACCAAGTCAGTGGGGATATTTATCAAAAAGTATCGCCAATGCTGTGTGCCTTGCCTACCGATGAATGGCAACTCAATGTCAATACCCTTGAAGTCGAGCAAGCTCCGATTCTAGTGGCGCTCTTTGCCCCTTATCTTGATAACAGTAACGCGGCTCAATTGATTGAAAAACGTTCGTTTGATGGCTGGAATAGCGTTGAAGACTTTTTAGCTGAGTCAGAATTTGCTGGCTTAAATGATGAGATAAAAAAGAAAGCGAGAGGCTACTTAGCAGTCGACAGTGCCTTTTTTGAGTTAGATGCACAGGTATTAGTGGGTGAATCGCGGGTGCGTATTCGTAGCCTTTTACAAAGTACAGATAGAGATACGGTGAACGTGGTTCGCCGTCGTTTTGGAGGTATCAGTGAGCGAGTTTCTGACCGTTCGGCTGAGTAGCGAACAACAAAGTACCATTCCATGGTTGGTATGGTCGACACAGCAGCAGGAAGTGATTGCCAGTGGTGAGGTTGCCGGCTGGGAACATCTTGATGAACTGGTGTCTTACGCTGATCAGCGACAAATCATAGTATTATTATCCGGCAGTGATTGTGTGCTCACAGAGGTGGCCATCCCACCTGGTGCAGCACGTCAGTTTGAAGGCATGTTGCCTTTTTTGGTCGAAGATGAAGTTGCACAAGATGTTGAAAGTCTTCATTTCACCGTATTAGGTAAGCAAAGTGATAAAGCACAAATATGTGCTGTCGAAAGTGCTTGGGTTGAAACTATTTTACAACGCTTTGCCAGTCAAGATTTAAGTATAAAACGCATGCTCCCGGATGTGTTAGCTTTGCCGACGCAAGATGGCAGTAGCAGTGCGGTTTTATTAGGAGATCAATGGCTGATGCGTCATTCAACGACCCAAGGTGTGGTGGTTGATGCGGCTTGGTTAGATCTGTATCTATCCGCTTATATACAGCAGGATAATCAGGACTTGAAACTGGAGTGTCATAGCTCACTGCCAGACTCATCGTTATTAAGCCACTGGGTTGCCAAGCCGGAAGAGATGGCGATGGCTTTACTTGCCCAAGGTGCGATAGAAAGTAATATTAATTTACTCACAGGGGCCTTTAAACCGAAATCGTCTTGGGGCAAGCACCTGAAGGTATGGAAGAAAACAGCGATTGCAGCCAGTGTCGTGTTAGCACTCTCCATCGTTCAACATGTGTTGATGATCTATAAATATGACGCACAAGCCCAGGCCTACCGAGATGAAAGTCTGAGAATCATCAAGCAGATCTTTCCTGATAAAACAAAGTTCCGAGGCGAATACTCTCTTAGACGTCAATTAAAAGCAGAAGTAGATAACCTCTCAGGAGGCGCAGGAAGTGCAGGGATGTTACCTTGGTTGGCAGCGTTACCTAAGACATTAGGTCAGGTTCAAGATATACAAATCACCAATTTTAAGTACGATGGCAAAAAAGGCGAAGTTCGCATTCAAGCACGCAGCTCAGATTTTCAGCCATTCGAACAAGCACGTGTCAAGCTCGAAGAGCAGTTTAATGTCAGCCAAGGCCAGTCGAATCGTAACAATGATGCGGTGATTGGTAGCTTTGTCTTGACACAAAAGTGAGGTGAGAATGAAAAAAGTAATCACACAACTTCAAGCATGGTGGAGTGACATTTCCTTACGTGAGCAACGCATGGTTATTGTCGCTGGAGTGGTGTTTGGTATAGGTATTCTCTATTGGGGCATATATCAACCGATGAATCAGCGCGCGATGGAAGCTCAAAAAAGTATTCAATCTGAGCAGCAGTTTCTCAACTTTGTGCAGAAAAAAGCCGATGAGATTACGGCTTTACGCAAGAGCGGTGGCGTAAGCTTTTCTGGTCAATCACTGAACCAAGTGGTTTCCTCGTCTGCTCGCCGCTATAAAATTGAATTAATTCGTGTACAGCCACGTGATGAAAGTGTACAGGTATGGATCAAACCGTTGGCGTTTAATCAATTGGTGGATTGGCTCCGTTACCTTAGAGAACAGCAAGGTATCGATACGGAGTTTCTTGATATCGATCGTACAGAACAAGCGGGTATGGTAGATGTAAATCGCCTGCAATTTAAGCGAGGTTAAGGTGAAGAAAACCATTGTTTATGTAGTCATTTTTGTCACCTTCTTTTTTGCAAGCCTGATTGCTGGCTTGCCAATATCTTGGGTGCTAGCACAGGTTCCTACACCACCAGGTTTAGAGATCACTAATCCACAGGGAACCTTGTGGAAAGGTCGTGCTGCGAATGTGCAATGGCAGCAACAGAATTTAGGCAAACTCAACTGGGATTTTCAGTGGTCAAGTTTACTGATGGGTAAGGCTGAGTTTGACGTTGGATTTGGGCGTGGTAGCGACTTAAACTTCAAAGGCCAAGGCTTTGTCGGTTATGGTTTATTGGATGGCCCCTATGCTGAGAAGCTTGAGGTGTCCATGCCAGTCGATAAAGCGCTACAGCAAGCACAACTTCCTTTACCAGTAGGTGCCAGTGGCCGTTTGACGCTAAAGGTGAATCAAGCCACTTACGCCGCGCCATGGTGCAAATCAGGTGATGCGACATTGACTCTGACTCAAGCCAGAGTGCAGAGTCCAGTAGGGGAACTGCAATTGGATGAAGCAACTGCGAACCTAAGCTGTGAAAATAGCCTTCTTAAGGCATCAGGGAGCCAAAATAGCAGCCAAGTGTCTGCGGAGTTCTCTGGCGAGCTAACCCCAGAGCAAGCTTATTCGGCGACAGCTTGGTTTAAGCCTGGTGCAGAGTTCCCACAAAGCATGAATGAGCAGCTGAAATGGCTCGGCGACCCTAATCCTAAAGGGCGTTATGAATTTGACTATCAAGGTCGATTTTAGTTGCTGCTGATGCAGTGACGAAGCGCTGCAATAAAAAAGAGCCATATCATTATGGCTCTTTTTTCTACCCCTACCTCTTCTACTTCTTTTTCTGCCTAAGTGCCTCAATTTTAGAAGCCCGTTCAGGTTTTTGTTAAGGTTAGTCTTTATCCAACAGAATCTCATTCCAAGGTAAATCGACATCTCCTAATACAATAAAGTTAGGGTTTTCTAATGTTTCTCGCTCGTTGTAGGAAAGTGGTTGTAATTGGGTACTGAGAATACGTCCACCGGCTTCTTCGACAATACATTGAGTCGCGGCTGTATCCCATTCACCCGTCGGGCCAAGGCGTAAGTAGCAATCCACCGCACCTTCTGCGACTAAACACGCTTTGAGCGCTGCTGAGCCAAGCGGGATCAAATCATAATTCCATGCTGGGCTCATACGAGTCGTGATGCGATTGATATCTTGGCGACGACTGATGGCTATCGCAATATTCTGCCCCACGTGCTCATGTTTGTGGGTGTGGATTTTGACACTCTCTGCCAAATCTGGAATTTTCCACGCTCCTTTCCCTTTGTAAGCGTAATAAGTCACACCAGAAACGGGGGCGTACACCACACCCATTGTTGGGATGTTGTTATCGATTAGGGCGATAATAGTGGCGAAATCACCACTTCGAGCAATAAACTCTTGGGTACCATCAAGAGGGTCCACTAACCAGTAGCGCCCCCATTGAGAACGTTGCTCCAAGCTAATATCTGCGGCTTCTTCTGAAAGGACTGGGATGTCTGGTGTGAGTTCACTCAAGCGTTTTACGATCAACTTATGAGCAGCGATATCAGCGCTCGTGACGGGAGTGTCATCGCTTTTGGTGTAAGCTTGATACTGCTTATTTTGATAAATATCTAAAATGAGCTGACCAGCACTCCGCGCAATTTCAATGACTTGTGGTAGAAGGTGGGATACATCTTTGTTTGTGGGCATACGTTATCCTCTCTCACAATATGGCGAGCAATTATTATTATTTGTTTTGATTGGGAGTGATGTTTGGTCGGTGTTGTAAGGCCAGTAATAAAGCTGTGATACTTCTGGCTTCACGGAAATCTAAGTGGCTTAACAGGTCTTCAGCTTGAGCAAGTGGCCAGCGGACGATCTCCAATGGCTCTGGTTCGTCCCCTTGTTGCTGTTCTGGGTATAAATCTTGGCCAAGAAAGAGCGTCATCTTACTCGAAAAATGTGAGGGGGCGATGATCACTTGCTTAAGAGGCGTTAGGCTGCGAGCACCAAAACCAATTTCTTCTTTGAGTTCTCGATTTGCGGCTTGCTGTGGAGTCTCGCCTGGGTCGATAAGGCCTTTCGGGAAGCCTAACTCATAGCACTCTGTGCCTGCTGCGTATTCGCGTATTAAGAGTAAGTCACCTTGTTCAGTCACCGGAACG
This window of the Vibrio azureus genome carries:
- the cysQ gene encoding 3'(2'),5'-bisphosphate nucleotidase CysQ, producing the protein MPTNKDVSHLLPQVIEIARSAGQLILDIYQNKQYQAYTKSDDTPVTSADIAAHKLIVKRLSELTPDIPVLSEEAADISLEQRSQWGRYWLVDPLDGTQEFIARSGDFATIIALIDNNIPTMGVVYAPVSGVTYYAYKGKGAWKIPDLAESVKIHTHKHEHVGQNIAIAISRRQDINRITTRMSPAWNYDLIPLGSAALKACLVAEGAVDCYLRLGPTGEWDTAATQCIVEEAGGRILSTQLQPLSYNERETLENPNFIVLGDVDLPWNEILLDKD
- the gspL gene encoding type II secretion system protein GspL translates to MSEFLTVRLSSEQQSTIPWLVWSTQQQEVIASGEVAGWEHLDELVSYADQRQIIVLLSGSDCVLTEVAIPPGAARQFEGMLPFLVEDEVAQDVESLHFTVLGKQSDKAQICAVESAWVETILQRFASQDLSIKRMLPDVLALPTQDGSSSAVLLGDQWLMRHSTTQGVVVDAAWLDLYLSAYIQQDNQDLKLECHSSLPDSSLLSHWVAKPEEMAMALLAQGAIESNINLLTGAFKPKSSWGKHLKVWKKTAIAASVVLALSIVQHVLMIYKYDAQAQAYRDESLRIIKQIFPDKTKFRGEYSLRRQLKAEVDNLSGGAGSAGMLPWLAALPKTLGQVQDIQITNFKYDGKKGEVRIQARSSDFQPFEQARVKLEEQFNVSQGQSNRNNDAVIGSFVLTQK
- a CDS encoding type II secretion system protein M — protein: MKKVITQLQAWWSDISLREQRMVIVAGVVFGIGILYWGIYQPMNQRAMEAQKSIQSEQQFLNFVQKKADEITALRKSGGVSFSGQSLNQVVSSSARRYKIELIRVQPRDESVQVWIKPLAFNQLVDWLRYLREQQGIDTEFLDIDRTEQAGMVDVNRLQFKRG
- the nudE gene encoding ADP compounds hydrolase NudE, with the translated sequence MSKRTPPKILSCQTVAQSKLFRVESLDLCFSNGEQRTYERMKPSGRDAVMVVPVTEQGDLLLIREYAAGTECYELGFPKGLIDPGETPQQAANRELKEEIGFGARSLTPLKQVIIAPSHFSSKMTLFLGQDLYPEQQQGDEPEPLEIVRWPLAQAEDLLSHLDFREARSITALLLALQHRPNITPNQNK
- the gspK gene encoding type II secretion system minor pseudopilin GspK, encoding MVKRQRGVALIVILMLLAIMTTIAASMTERLFLHFQRGSNQINYQQAYWYSLGVEELAKLGIEQSYKDSETINLSQAWAIKEQVYPLDYGQAKGRVVDKQACFNLNVLATVPPATGQTSRPYLVKVFQSLMEEVEVEPYQAEVVADSTWEYLDQDDVVRTMAGVEDSTYEAMKPAYLAANGWLSDISELRSVYQVSGDIYQKVSPMLCALPTDEWQLNVNTLEVEQAPILVALFAPYLDNSNAAQLIEKRSFDGWNSVEDFLAESEFAGLNDEIKKKARGYLAVDSAFFELDAQVLVGESRVRIRSLLQSTDRDTVNVVRRRFGGISERVSDRSAE
- a CDS encoding type II secretion system protein N, yielding MKKTIVYVVIFVTFFFASLIAGLPISWVLAQVPTPPGLEITNPQGTLWKGRAANVQWQQQNLGKLNWDFQWSSLLMGKAEFDVGFGRGSDLNFKGQGFVGYGLLDGPYAEKLEVSMPVDKALQQAQLPLPVGASGRLTLKVNQATYAAPWCKSGDATLTLTQARVQSPVGELQLDEATANLSCENSLLKASGSQNSSQVSAEFSGELTPEQAYSATAWFKPGAEFPQSMNEQLKWLGDPNPKGRYEFDYQGRF
- the gspJ gene encoding type II secretion system minor pseudopilin GspJ; the protein is MLSSKSQRLKTPFSSGPQGFTLIEVLVSIAIFATMSMAAYQVVSQVQRSNQVSLEKTQRLNELQRALIMMDNDFRQMATRSMRTNGEKPAEKLLFWSENLLNSDTKGIMFARTGWHNPQQQFPRGEVTKVGYRIKGESLQRVWWRYPDTPAGQTPVVTPLLSQVDEWDIRFYDGSSWKETWDEKGALPSAIKMVITLQDYGEISRTYLTSGGKLTASEKPDRNGDGGFGGSGGSQGDDPQGDDSRNNDSRNQGAQNDNATEGNDG